From the genome of Triticum aestivum cultivar Chinese Spring chromosome 3B, IWGSC CS RefSeq v2.1, whole genome shotgun sequence, one region includes:
- the LOC123072445 gene encoding receptor-like serine/threonine-protein kinase SD1-8: MVQRHVWVANRDSPITDASSTVLSMTNSSSLVLSQTNGRHILWMANTITGSNSSAKLLNSGNLVVLSSDGAMLWQSFENPSDVVLAGMPMRDTHKTHPPWRIISWKGPDDPSKGRFSAGKDLATPLQYFVWDGSVPYWHAPVWNNYVYSNMELQTVSSLMYLTINKGTDDETYSTFGLSDGSSRIFYKVDYSGKTMLLRWNTSLTDWTALQQLSAYECNLDGYCGAYGYCDNTEATPTCKCLDEFVPSNKTEWVRGSFFHGCRRKEELQCGGEDRFLTLPAMKVPDKFIRLWNKSYDDCAVECSKNCSCVAYAYANLSTSNIDGDATRCLLWTRELIDVEKGGAVGNENLYLRLTALSSKGRKSIVIKVIPAMSASVLLILLLACLVWFHKFKGKHDKKERLKRPMMGDLRVSDGLGEETHELPFISFEEIVDATNNFSMYNLLGEGGFGKFTRGSYVATKKLPLTG, encoded by the exons ATGGTTCAACGACATGTCTGGGTTGCCAACCGCGATAGTCCGATCACCGATGCTTCATCCACGGTGCTTTCTATGACCAACAGCTCGAGCCTTGTGTTGTCTCAAACCAATGGCCGCCACATACTTTGGATGGCAAACACAATTACTGGCAGCAACTCTTCAGCCAAACTTCTCAACAGTGGCAATCTTGTAGTCCTATCATCAGACGGTGCCATGTTATGGCAGAGCTTCGAAAACCCAAGCGACGTCGTCCTTGCTGGTATGCCTATGCGGGACACCCACAAGACACACCCACCATGGCGGATCATCTCTTGGAAGGGCCCTGATGATCCGTCAAAAGGCAGGTTCTCTGCTGGGAAAGACCTTGCCACTCCCCTACAGTACTTCGTCTGGGATGGGTCAGTGCCATACTGGCATGCTCCAGTGTGGAACAACTATGTATACTCCAACATGGAACTGCAGACCGTTAGTTCGCTCATGTATTTGACAATTAACAAGGGCACGGACGATGAGACCTATTCAACATTTGGACTATCAGATGGCTCCTCCAGGATATTTTACAAGGTTGACTACTCCGGAAAGACGATGCTGTTGAGATGGAATACCAGCTTGACAGATTGGACCGCCCTTCAACAGTTGTCAGCTTACGAGTGCAATCTCGATGGATATTGTGGTGCATACGGCTACTGCGACAACACAGAGGCAACTCCCACATGCAAGTGCCTTGATGAGTTTGTCCCTAGTAACAAAACAGAGTGGGTTAGAGGCAGTTTTTTTCATGGTTGCCGGCGAAAGGAGGAACTGCAATGTGGTGGAGAGGACCGTTTCTTGACCTTGCCAGCAATGAAGGTGCCAGACAAATTCATACGCCTGTGGAATAAAAGCTATGATGACTGTGCAGTGGAGTGCAGCAAAAATTGCTCATGTGTAGCGTATGCTTATGCTAATCTAAGCACCAGCAACATTGATGGGGATGCAACAAGGTGCCTGCTGTGGACCAGGGAGCTGATTGACGTGGAGAAGGGTGGCGCCGTCGGCAATGAGAACCTGTATCTCCGGCTTACTGCCTTGTCAA GCAAAGGGCGAAAGAGCATCGTAATAAAAGTTATACCAGCAATGTCAGCAAGTGTGTTGCTGATACTTCTATTGGCATGCCTTGTATGGTTCCACAAGTTTAAAG GCAAACATGACAAAAAAGAAAGACTGAAGAGACCGATGATGGGGGATTTGCGCGTTAGTGATGGACTTGGAGAGGAAACTCATGAACTTCCATTTATTAGCTTTGAGGAAATAGTCGATGCAACAAACAACTTCTCTATGTACAATTTACTCGGAGAAGGTGGCTTTGGCAAGTTTACAAG GGGCTCTTACGTGGCAACAAAGAAGTTGCCGTTAACAGGCTGA